Proteins encoded together in one Macadamia integrifolia cultivar HAES 741 chromosome 8, SCU_Mint_v3, whole genome shotgun sequence window:
- the LOC122087029 gene encoding serine/arginine-rich splicing factor RS41 isoform X1, with translation MKPIFCGNFEYDARQSDLERLFSKYGKVDRVDMKSGFAFIYMDDERDAEDAIRALDRVEFGRQGRRLRVEWTKQERGIRRPGGGGSRRSAAANMKPTKTLFVINFDPVHTRTRDLEKHFDPYGKVLNIRIRRNFAFIQYESQEDATRALDATNMSKLRDRVVSVEYAVRDDDDRRNGYSPDRGRVRSPERRSRDHGRSRSPYRRERGSPDYGRGPSPYSKPEPRASPDYGRAESPVYERYRSRSPAARERSPPARERSPPARERSSPARERSPPAREKSSPARERSPPARERSLSRSRSRS, from the exons ATGAAGCCCATCTTTTGTGGGAATTTTGAGTATGACGCACGCCAGTCTGATCTTGAGCGGCTTTTTAGCAAATATGGAAAGGTTGACAGGGTGGATATGAAGTCTG GATTTGCTTTTATCTATATGGATGATGAGCGAGATGCTGAGGATGCAATACGGGCACTTGACCGGGTAGAATTTGGTAGGCAGGGGCGACGGCTACGTGTTGAGTGGACAAAG CAAGAACGTGGTATAAGAAGACCTGGGGGTGGGGGTTCAAGACGATCTGCAGCAGCTAATATGAAACCCACCAAGACCTTGTTTGTTATCAACTTTGACCCAGTTCACACTAGGACGAGGGACTTGGAGAAGCACTTTGATCCGTATGGAAAAGTACTGAACATAAGGATCAGAAGGAATTTTGCTTTCATTCAGTATGAATCACAAGAAGATGCAACCAGAGCACTGGATGCAACAAACATGAG CAAGTTGAGGGATCGAGTTGTTTCTGTGGAATATGCTGTTCGAGATGACGATGACAGGAGAAATGGGTACAGCCCTGATAGAGGTCGTGTCAGGTCACCTGAGAGGAGGAGCCGTGATCATGGGCGATCGCGAAGCCCTTACCGAAGGGAGAGAGGTAGTCCTGATTATGGCCGTGGACCTAGCCCATATTCTAAGCCTGAACCAAGGGCAAGTCCTGATTATGGAAGAGCTGAAAGCCCTGTCTATGAGAGATATCGCAG CCGCTCACCCGCTGCACGCGAAAGATCTCCCCCTGCACGTGAAAGATCTCCCCCTGCGCGCGAAAGATCTTCCCCAGCACGTGAAAGATCTCCTCCAGCACGCGAAAAATCTTCCCCAGCACGTGAAAGATCTCCTCCAGCACGCGAAAGATCTCTATCTCGATCTCGATCTCGATCTTGA
- the LOC122087029 gene encoding serine/arginine-rich splicing factor RS41 isoform X2 → MDDERDAEDAIRALDRVEFGRQGRRLRVEWTKQERGIRRPGGGGSRRSAAANMKPTKTLFVINFDPVHTRTRDLEKHFDPYGKVLNIRIRRNFAFIQYESQEDATRALDATNMSKLRDRVVSVEYAVRDDDDRRNGYSPDRGRVRSPERRSRDHGRSRSPYRRERGSPDYGRGPSPYSKPEPRASPDYGRAESPVYERYRSRSPAARERSPPARERSPPARERSSPARERSPPAREKSSPARERSPPARERSLSRSRSRS, encoded by the exons ATGGATGATGAGCGAGATGCTGAGGATGCAATACGGGCACTTGACCGGGTAGAATTTGGTAGGCAGGGGCGACGGCTACGTGTTGAGTGGACAAAG CAAGAACGTGGTATAAGAAGACCTGGGGGTGGGGGTTCAAGACGATCTGCAGCAGCTAATATGAAACCCACCAAGACCTTGTTTGTTATCAACTTTGACCCAGTTCACACTAGGACGAGGGACTTGGAGAAGCACTTTGATCCGTATGGAAAAGTACTGAACATAAGGATCAGAAGGAATTTTGCTTTCATTCAGTATGAATCACAAGAAGATGCAACCAGAGCACTGGATGCAACAAACATGAG CAAGTTGAGGGATCGAGTTGTTTCTGTGGAATATGCTGTTCGAGATGACGATGACAGGAGAAATGGGTACAGCCCTGATAGAGGTCGTGTCAGGTCACCTGAGAGGAGGAGCCGTGATCATGGGCGATCGCGAAGCCCTTACCGAAGGGAGAGAGGTAGTCCTGATTATGGCCGTGGACCTAGCCCATATTCTAAGCCTGAACCAAGGGCAAGTCCTGATTATGGAAGAGCTGAAAGCCCTGTCTATGAGAGATATCGCAG CCGCTCACCCGCTGCACGCGAAAGATCTCCCCCTGCACGTGAAAGATCTCCCCCTGCGCGCGAAAGATCTTCCCCAGCACGTGAAAGATCTCCTCCAGCACGCGAAAAATCTTCCCCAGCACGTGAAAGATCTCCTCCAGCACGCGAAAGATCTCTATCTCGATCTCGATCTCGATCTTGA
- the LOC122087398 gene encoding protein CELLULOSE SYNTHASE INTERACTIVE 1-like, with amino-acid sequence MVEEGGGEVLVDTRPAEEWLSRAQELVPTARQKARETKGFPGRWKMIISKLEQIPSRLSDLSSHPCFSKNALCKEQLQAVCKTLGEAIELAELCVEEKYGGKLRMQSDLDALSGNLDLNLRDCGLLIKTGVLGDATLPLAMSRSSTEPVAGTNSNIRELLARLQIGHLEAKHQALDILVEAMKEDEKTVLAVLGRSNISALVQLLMATSPRIREKAVAVVCSLAESGSCESMLVSEGVLPPVIRLVESGSAVGKEKATISLQRLSMSAETARSIVGHGGVCPLIEICHTGESVSQSAAAGTLKNLSAVPEVRQILAEEGIVRVMINLLDCGILLGAKEYAAECLQNLTTSNDNLRRSVISEGGVRSLLLYLDGSLPQESAMGALRNLVGAVSIEVLLSLGLLPRLVHVLKGGSIGAQQAAASAICKVCSSTEMKRLVGEAGCIPLLIKLLEAKTNSAREVAAQAISSLLTVLQNRREVKRDEKSVPNLVRLLDPIPQNTAKKYAVSCLGSLSSSKKCKKLMISYGAIGYLKKLSEMDIPGSKKLLERLERGKLKSLFSRK; translated from the coding sequence ATGGTggaagagggagggggagaggttTTGGTAGACACCCGTCCAGCTGAAGAGTGGTTATCGCGTGCCCAAGAACTTGTGCCTACAGCTCGTCAGAAAGCAAGGGAAACTAAAGGGTTCCCTGGTAGATGGAAGATGATAATTTCCAAGCTTGAGCAGATTCCTTCTCGTTTATCAGACTTGTCCAGTCACCCTTGCTTCTCAAAGAATGCTCTCTGCAAAGAGCAATTGCAGGCTGTGTGCAAGACACTGGGTGAGGCAATTGAATTGGCAGAGTTGTGCGTGGAAGAGAAATATGGGGGAAAGCTTCGGATGCAGAGTGATCTCGATGCATTGTCTGGTAACTTGGATTTAAATTTACGTGATTGTGGGCTGCTGATCAAGACTGGAGTGCTTGGGGATGCTACCTTGCCTTTGGCTATGTCCCGTTCATCCACAGAGCCAGTGGCTGGGACGAATTCAAATATAAGGGAATTGCTGGCCAGGCTTCAAATTGGGCACCTCGAGGCAAAGCACCAGGCACTGGACATTCTTGTTGAAGCcatgaaagaagatgaaaagacTGTGTTGGCTGTGCTGGGCCGGAGCAATATCTCAGCTTTAGTCCAATTGCTCATGGCAACTTCACCTAGGATTCGGGAGAAAGCAGTCGCAGTTGTCTGCTCACTTGCAGAGTCAGGTAGTTGTGAAAGTATGCTTGTTTCTGAAGGGGTGCTTCCTCCTGTGATCAGGTTGGTTGAATCTGGAAGTGCAGTGGGAAAAGAGAAGGCCACTATTTCGCTCCAGAGGTTGTCCATGTCTGCAGAAACAGCCCGTTCAATCGTTGGGCATGGTGGAGTTTGTCCTTTAATTGAGATCTGTCATACAGGGGAATCAGTTTCACAGTCTGCTGCTGCTGGTACGCTGAAGAATTTGTCGGCTGTGCCAGAGGTGAGACAAATTCTAGCTGAAGAGGGTATTGTCAGGGTCATGATCAATCTCCTTGATTGTGGGATATTGTTGGGTGCTAAAGAGTATGCTGCTGAGTGCTTGCAGAATCTCACTACTAGCAATGACAATCTTAGAAGGTCTGTTATCTCAGAAGGTGGAGTTCGGAGTTTGTTGCTTTACCTTGATGGTTCATTGCCCCAAGAATCTGCGATGGGTGCATTGCGGAATCTGGTGGGTGCAGTTTCCATTGAAGTTCTTCTTTCGCTTGGTCTTCTTCCTCGATTGGTTCATGTGCTTAAAGGTGGATCCATCGGTGCACAGCAAGCAGCTGCATCTGCCATTTGTAAGGTTTGCAGCTCAACAGAAATGAAGAGATTGGTTGGTGAAGCTGGGTGTATTCCTTTGCTTATCAAACTGCTTGAGGCTAAAACAAACAGTGCAAGAGAGGTTGCTGCCCAAGCAATCTCAAGCTTACTGACTGTTTTGCAGAACCGTAGAGAAGTCAAAAGGGATGAGAAGAGTGTTCCAAATCTAGTCCGGTTGCTTGATCCAATTCCTCAGAACACAGCTAAGAAATATGCTGTTTCCTGTCTTGGATCTCTCTCCTCGAGCAAGAAATGCAAGAAATTGATGatctcatatggagccattggCTACCTCAAGAAGCTGTCTGAGATGGACATACCAGGATCAAAGAAGCTGCTTGAGCGGCTCGAAAGAGGAAAATTGAAAAGTTTGTTCAGCAGGAAATAG